The following proteins come from a genomic window of Eulemur rufifrons isolate Redbay chromosome 24, OSU_ERuf_1, whole genome shotgun sequence:
- the UTP3 gene encoding something about silencing protein 10, translated as MVGRSRRRGAAKWAAVRANAGRSPADENEDDLGLPPSPGDSSYYQDQVDDFHEARSRAVLAKGWNEVESGDEEDGVEEEEVLPLDIDDEDDEDGGSAGNEEDDDDDDDDGGSSVQSEAEAFLDPSLSWGQRKKLYYDTDYGSKSRGRQSQQEVEEEEKEEEEEAQVIQRRLAQALQEDDFGVEWVEAFAKPVPQVDEAETRVVKDLAKVSAKEKLKMLRKESPELLELIEDLKVKLTEVKDELEPLLQLVEQGIIPPGKGSQYLRTKYNLYLNYCSNISFYLILKARRVPAHGHPVIERLVTYRNLINKLSIVDQKLSSEIRHLLTLKDGAIKTELNPKAKSTKAKPKSVSNTSTADTVLSDDSDFDEGAHLKYYKEIEDRQKLKRKKEENSTEEQALEDQNAKRAITYQIAKNRGLTPRRKKIDRNPRVKHREKFRRAKIRRRGQVREVRREEQRYSGELSGIRAGVKKSIKLK; from the coding sequence ATGGTGGGGAGATCCCGGCGGCGCGGAGCAGCCAAGTGGGCAGCTGTGCGAGCCAACGCAGGTCGCAGCCCTGCTGACGAAAATGAAGATGATTTAGGATTGCCACCCTCACCAGGGGACTCCAGCTACTACCAAGATCAGGTAGATGACTTTCATGAGGCACGATCCCGGGCCGTCTTGGCCAAGGGTTGGAACGAAGTAGAGAGTGGAGATGAGGAGGATGGcgttgaggaggaggaggtgctaCCCCTAGATATAGACGATGAGGACGACGAAGATGGAGGGAGTGCGGGGAAtgaggaagatgatgatgatgatgatgatgatggtgggaGCTCCGTGCAAAGTGAGGCCGAGGCCTTTCTGGATCCCAGTTTGTCCTGGGGACAGAGGAAAAAACTTTATTATGACACTGACTATGGTTCCAAGTCCCGAGGCCGGCAGAGTCAACAAGAagtagaggaggaggaaaaagaagaggaggaggaggcgcaGGTCATTCAGCGGCGCCTAGCCCAGGCCCTGCAAGAGGATGATTTTGGGGTTGAGTGGGTGGAGGCATTTGCAAAACCTGTGCCTCAGGTAGATGAGGCTGAGACACGGGTCGTGAAGGATTTGGCTAAAGTTTCAGCGAAAGAGAAGCTGAAAATGTTGCGAAAGGAATCACCAGAGCTTTTGGAGCTGATAGAAGACCTTAAAGTCAAGTTGACAGAGGTGAAGGATGAGCTGGAGCCACTGTTACAGTTGGTGGAGCAAGGGATCATTCCACCCGGCAAAGGAAGCCAATACTTGAGGACCAAGTACAACCTCTACTTGAATTATTGCTCCAACATCAGTTTTTATTTGATCCTGAAAGCTAGGAGAGTCCCGGCACATGGACATCCTGTCATAGAAAGGCTTGTTACCTACCGAAATTTGATTAACAAGCTGTCGATTGTGGATCAGAAGCTGTCCTCCGAAATTCGTCATCTACTCACACTTAAGGATGGTGCTATAAAGACAGAACTGAATCCAAAAGCAAAATCCACCAAGGCCAAACCAAAGTCTGTTTCAAATACTTCCACTGCTGATACAGTTCTTTCTGATGATTCTGATTTTGATGAAGGAGCTCACCTGAAATACtataaggaaatagaagacagGCAAAAgctgaagaggaagaaagaagaaaatagcacTGAAGAACAGGCTCTTGAAGATCAAAATGCAAAGAGGGCCATTACCTATCAGATTGCTAAAAATAGGGGACTTACTCCTAGGAGAAAGAAAATTGATCGCAATCCCAGAGTGAAACACAGGGAGAAGTTCAGAAGAGCCAAAATTCGAAGAAGAGGCCAGGTTCGAGAAGTTCGTAGGGAAGAGCAACGTTATAGTGGTGAATTATCTGGCATTCGTGCAGGAGTTAAAAAGAGCATTAAGCTTAAATGA